Genomic window (Plasmodium knowlesi strain H genome assembly, chromosome: 9):
ACAAAACTGAGCaaagaaaacagaaaaactacaaaatgaattattagcagggaaaaaaaaaaaaaaaaaagtctaagtaatattttcacattttgtgTAAACAGAATTTATGCTTCTTTTCCTATATTAAAGTGGCAAAACCGTCCTGACAAAGGGGACAAAGTTGTGAAGTGATAACTTCGCCAAATTATGGGTAACAAATCTTAAAAACTAAGACAAGgtaaaactaaaaaaaaaaaaaaatagagaaaagtgtgcaaagggaagaatgggggggaaaaaaaacacctgaacggttcataaaaaaagctaaaaaaatatgaacaaaacaaaaaaaaaaaaaaaaaaaaaaaaaaagaagaaagaaaaatggaagcatAGCTACATGGTAAACAACTTCCGTTTGTATTTATTATACAGTTCTACTTAACGGCATCCATGAGACACGCTTTTTAGTCATCCTCAGGGGGCAAAGAAGAGAAAGTTCTTCCAATAGTTATTCAGGCACAACATGCGTTTATGCATTTCTCCcgttaaatgaaaaaaaatgcttctcCCAAACAGCACTGTGCCCGAAGAAGCCCTTCTAACTAGCTCCGTTCCTTTACGTGATCTTCATACTCTCGCAGTTCCTACGTACAAAGCTAATTTCACAAAtcttcaaaaatgaaattttccaCTTCATCCTCGCCCTTATCCCGAATGTTCTTGTCGCTttcgtttatattttttatttcctcctggATGTAGTCCTCGTCGAATCCACGCTTTTCCACCTCAGCTGCAAGCAATTCGTGTGAACCGGTTGAAAGCATATTGAGGAGCTTCGACAGGGTCTCGTCTGAAAGGGGTGAAATGATAGAAAATGGCGTGAATAATGAGGAGTGAATAAAGTGGTGATGTCAGAAATTCCGTGGAACAGGTTTATGACAACAGGGACGTGCAGGCATAACAACTCCCCAAGGAAGACATTCCCCTTCGTCATTCCTCTGACACTTACCCACTAGGCGGTTGCTGGGCTCGCAAATCTCCTTGAGGACGGCGTTCTTCGTCTCGTTGAGGAAGTTCATCTTGACGAGGGGCTGCAGTACACGCTTTCCCTGCATGTTTAGAATGTTTAACTTCAAAGTGTTGAGATCCAAAATGTTCTTCATGTGCTCATCAGAACAATTGAAAAGCATATCGGTCAAATGAAGGAGAGTACAGACAGAAGTAACTTTTAAAGgactgttttttttgttcctcttctcagcatataaaaaataggaattTAATCTATTGGCTATGGCAGTGTAGTAATTTCCCATGTGAGCCTTCACCAGGTTACCTAACGACCCAATGATTGAATAACTGGgcgttttattattttcatgaTTAAATGGAATGGAAGAAATATTTCCTGCAATTCTCATAACTTTTGTACAATAATTAAAAGctttggatttttttattttttttaacactttAGAATACTCTTCATTGTTACTATATCTCTTGTCAATGACTAGCAAATCATCTATTAGGTTTAAGAAGGCATGTTCATTCCCCACTTCGAACCCAAGCATGTTTTGATAATACTTCCACTGTTGTACTAGGATAGGTGCTCCTGAACAGAGGACATTTAATTCTATGCTTTTGTCCAAGTCCACAACAGATCCATACTCTTCTggagctagccattttgaaAACATTATAGCCATCCGTTGAGCTAATTCCTTTGATGTAATACTAATGATGAGGTTATTAACTGCACATGTCCCtcctttctctttattcTTAACAATTGGAGGTAATTTTGCATACGGTATTCCAATGGTCCTcaacattttaattttaatttcctttagCGATTGGTTTAGTATAGATTTGTTCAAACCTAACGTTTCGTAAAAATGGCCATCCTTATAGAAAGACATGTCTGTTAATATTTTAAACATTTCCGAAAGAATTCTATCATACATATCTAGGGAAAtgatattattatttatttgtatatCTCTTTGATTTATGCTATGTTTTTCCAAAGCTTCTTGTAGTAACTTCCCTGAGTCCTTGCTTGTGCGTAGCTTTAATAATCCTTTTACTCCTTCCTTGGCGCTTTCGATGATTTCAAGGATTACTCTTTCTATGCTGGACACGTGGATGCCCTTCTCTCTCAGCGAGGACAGAACAGAAGTTTCGACCTCGGGGTGGATCGTCCCGTATATTTGGTGCTCTCCTTCTTCAGTGTGGTCGGCATGTTCAGAATGGTCAACATTGTCGGCATGTTCAGAACGGTCAACATGGTCGGCATGTTCAGAATGGTCAGCATGGTCGGCATATTCTCCATGTTTAGCATGGTCGGCATGTTCTCTATGTTCAGCATGGTCGGCATGTTCTCCATGTTCAGTGTGTTTTGCatgctcttccttttctgcatGGTCGGCATGTTCAGCATGTTCAGCATGTTCAGCATGTTCAGAATGTTCAGCATGTTCAGCATGTTCAGTATGTTGTGCatgctcttccttttctgcatGATCGCTATGCTCGACCTGTTCTCCATGTTCAGTGTGTTTTGCATCACCCCCCTGTTGTTCATGTTGATCGTGCAAATGTGGCAGTGCTCCCATGTTGGAAGCTCCCCCGTCGCGCTCCTCACCATCATTTTTAGCTACCACTTCGTGGGGCATATTCTGTTGGGATGCTTTATATTCACCTGGGGTTGTCGATTCAAAGgcgttttctcctttcagGTCTACCGTGTTGTGCATATTATTCATGGAAGGAGaactgttttcttctttatctgAAGGGGTGGATGTATGCAAGTCCATCTGCCCATTATCAGAATTAGAGTCCGTAGTGGTACTCTCATTGTGTGTGTCGTTCTTCTCGATACCCACATTCCCGACGGCATGCTCGTTTGACGCTTCTTCAGCGTGTCCATTCGCCGTTCCGTCCACCTTTCCACTAGTGTCTACACTTGCACCAACGTTTGTGCCGTTTCCGTTGCTCCCTTTATCGTGTTCGCCTTGGTGGGGTGTTTCCTCATTACCTCCTCCATGTGTTGGCTCCACCTGGCTGCCAGTATTTCCTTTCTCAGCGCTCCCACCAGTAGACTCCTCCGTATGGTTAGCCTCTTCACTTACATTTTCCTGCAACGGCTGGGTGTTAACAATTGGTTCACTTGGCTGCTCCTGCGAGTGATTCCCCGCCTGTCCATCTTCAGGGTTACCATCTGCCGTGAATTCCAGGAAGGAGACATTCGTCGCCACGTTGGGCTCTGAAAAGGGgaattggatttttttttttttttttttcttctacttgGAGGGTGGGTTAGCGTGGACACTTATATACCACCCGCGTAATTGCACGCGTGTTTGTCACAGTTACGTGTGACTTCCCTATGCTGTCCCTCTATAcctatcttttttttttttttttttttttctttttgcttaCTCCTGAACGACTCGGCTTCGTCAACAATTGCAGAAATAGCcagaaaaatggacaaaagaAAAACCCTTTTACGAGACATGATTGCACTGTTGTATTATTTTAAGATAGAAAACATCTTTTCCTTGTctccgtttttctttttttttttttttttttttttcgctcttGCATGTCTGCAAAAACGGCGATATCTTTAAAAACGCATGTACAGGTACAGGACAGAAGaatcgcattttttttttttttttttttttttttttttttttttttcctttggtaATATTTATACCGGCGAAAGCATTAGAAACATTCTggggaggtaaaaaaaaaagctgtgCGCGGCCCGGTGCAGAGGAGTGCATTGGACGCACACACGCATATAAGAGCATACGTATGCGCTTACAcatgtttatgtatatattcctacacatatgtataacgCCCATGCGTTCATTGGAGATGACCTtcggagttttttttttttatttcaccacGATTGTGTGTTTGCATAATGCGGAGGAAGTAGGGAGGGTGAACTTGGGGCGGTGGTACGTTTGGACGTACGCACGCCAGTGGATGATCATCCAAAAAATCAGAGAATTAAAAGTGCCATGTGCGAACCgtgtagaaaaataaaagaaggggatAGCCAAAAATGCGTACGGAAAATTTGTCAGACTTTGAAAATACCTTGCGGGGATGCAGATGTGTCTGCAAAGGGATGAAGAAATGGTGAAATAGGCTAATGCCAacgttggagaaaaaaaagaaaaaaaaaaaaaaaaaaaaaaagttactacacaaaggggaaatcgcaaaaaggaaatgacaCAAATACTCAAAAACAAACGCTAAGTCATTAAAAACAGGGGAAGAGCTAAACAACAGGCAAGGCGACAAAAAATACATGGGCTATGGAGTTACGCATGGGGGGCATAGAGCACAGGCATGCGCCGAAATAATCGTTCTCACTCTCAGATGAGGACACATCATACGATAATATGACACAGTACAATACAGTGAAGTACAAAACATGACATGTTGCAGTGCGTGCCATCCTCGGCACAAGTGTGTCTTTTCGTTTGTGGGAGTGTCCCTGCTGTATATATCAGGGAGCGCACTAATAAAGGATAGCAgaatagaaaagaattacatggaaggaaagaggtgAGGAAAAGGGGAGCTTCAAAAATTTCGCCACAGAATTGGGACGCTAGAaagattataaaaaaaaaaaaaaaaaaaaaaaaaaaaaatgcaactaTCAAACGGGGGCAAATGTTTCTGCCTCCTCGGACgggatacaaaaaaaaaaaaaaaaaaaaagaaaagaaaaaaaaggtatgcGGGTTGTGGAAGAAAACGATTCATCAGAGAATGAGATGCTCCAATAAGTGCTTGACCGTTGCGGATTCCTCTGAACAGATCCTCGGGTGTGCAATAATCTGCACGTGCGCATTGGAATACAAGGGGAGGGAAATCGAGTAGCGTTGGATGGGCAACTGGTTTAGACAATAAAACAAAACCTCATAGTACAGAAGTTCGGGATTCTTACAAAATTTTTCGATGAGCTGTTCATTCGAAATGctataaatatgaaaaaggatttgtttgtatttctttttgtcGTTTTTTGTAATCCCTTTTAGTAGCGTCGTTCCTTtccacttcttcttcctcccactGGTCATACGGATATTGTTCTTGGGATTCTCGTTGCCTTCCTTCCGAGGCTCTTCATGTATTTGCTCTGATGAAGCTtgttccctttcttcttGTTCATTATaagtattatttttattccatccCCTACCCACGTTTTCTTCACCAGACGACTCATCGTTCGACTCACCTCCCTCATTATCCTCAGATGTCGTGTCAAAGAACTCACTTATGTAGTCATATTCTTCATTCTTACCTTCGCATAACTGTGATttgttgttttcctttttcttgtttgATTCATTGGAGAGTGGACAGTTCAATTGgtttttcgtttcttcttcGCATGATTCACTGGTCTTTCCATTGGGCACTGTCTCTGTGGCGTCGCCAAGGGTGATAGCTTGATCCGGCGTGACGGTAAGGGTGGCCTCGCTCATTGGTTGGTAATTCTGGCAACGGTTCTGGAGTTCACTCCCATCTACACTGTTTCCCTCACATACTGAGCTCTCACCTGCTGATCCCACAAGGGCGCTCCTCTCAGCTCCATTCTTCAAGTAAAATAAGGAATAATTCTTCAGCGCATTGATGGTATTTTGCAAGGAAAAGGATTTTCCCTGAGCCATgtccatcttcttcttttttttcttctttaaattaTCGTCCAATGTTTTTATgtcatttataattttcctcTTGAGGCAATCGAAGAACAGTTTCTCAAAGAACTTGTAATCATCaagcttcttcttctggtTATTCTCCTGCGTGTCACTTTGGTTTACATTGTAGGAACTTGGTCCGATCGGAGTGGTGCTTTCCTTCGCAGGACGACTGCTCTTGGAACCATCACTCATATGACGACTCCCTTGAGGGATTTTTCCATCCTCTGCAGATACTCTTTCCACATAGCCACTACTTCCATGCTTGTTAATCTTCTGATTACTGTACATCCCCCCCTCACTTTCCCTAGCAGTGGAGTTACTCACAATTTTATAATTCTCTGGAATGCACAAATACTTATCATGGTAACTAGTTTGTTTCTCTTTCCTCTCTGTagattcttccttctgctttACATTAACATCTCCATGCGCAATAACATTTTCGCTTGTGTTCGTGTCACTGACCACCTGTGATGTAGAttccttcttcctgttcCTCTGCAGGTGGATATCCTCATACGTATGTGACTTAAAGAAGGATGCCTTCCTACTTTTCTGGGGGGTACTAACGTTCTTCGACTCGATGGTCAGAAAATTCATGGAGGACAACTTATCAGAGGATTCGTACAGGCCCATTCGTTCTCTCCGGTTCGTCTCCGCTGTGCTAACGTTCTTCCTAAAACGAATGGGTAGCATCTGTACGTTCACTCCGTCTGACATGTAGGGCTTATCCATTCGGCTTTGCATCACGGGTGCCTTATCCTCCTTCTGGATCGAACCCACCCTCTTGTTCATCTGCACAGGAACATTGCCAGAGTTTTGTTCCTCCCACATTGGACTGTCTTCCCTCTTGGAGCAGCCACTCTGAGACTTGGATGAACTGACATCACCCACACGTACGTTATCGCCAAGTGTGTTGTCCTCATAGGGggccttcttcttcctcttcattttccccttctttccatcCTCCTTAGCAACGTAATCCCCATAATAGTTCATAAAGACGttaaatttcttcctctgcGAATAGGAGAGAAACTTGCGGGAAGAAATGATCGTCTGTAGCATCTGGTCCAGGAATCGATTCTGATACTTCCGCTTGTTCAACAGATAATTCGGATTCTTCAAATCCTGatagaagtaaaaaaacaacagtttcttcttcctcatgTATAAATGTACCACGGAGAAAATGTTAATGGGAATTTCCGGAACGTTCTTCGCCTGCTCTATTATAAACATAATAAGCTCCTCGTTAAAAAGTGTGTAAGGTAAAATGAGAGAGGTACGAATCCCGACTAGCCAATCGGATTGAGCATtcccataaaaaataatattttcaaattttttcaaaatatttatacTCTCTACACTAGCAATCTTCAGTAACAAAGTAGTCTTATTGTTCAAATCATCAATGGTGTGGGCTCCGAGGTATGTAGAAAAAAGGTTCAtgattttcatattttcatgCACACCAATATGTGGACATGCAAAAGTAATGAAATtaatcaattttttatttttaaacattttttttctgtacatatTAATAAGAACAGATCTGTTTAAAATTCCTCCAAGAGAGTGTCCAATCATGGACACGTTAATTCTTtcattaattattttaaaaagacaATTCAGTTCGGTACATATTCTCTCCGTGCCGACATCGACCCCTTCAAAGGTATGGCTCTGATTGCTATAAGTTATGTATACGAATAAATTGGGGTACTTAACCAATAGGGGATTTACGATATTTTGAAAATCATGCACACTAGCTGTTAATCCATGTTGAAATATGAAGTAGTGAGGATTCTTCAACGACATGTTTGACTTCCTCTTGCATTCCAGACAATGGCAACTgatagaattaaaaaaacaataacaaCGAGAACACTGCTTAATCGACCCGTATGACTTAATAATGTTGTATAGACATAGTGGGAATGGCTTCTTCTTAGTTTCGTCTATGTAGTAAAATTGCTTTATGTAGTTCAGATTGTTCTTGTACTTATTGTATATCCTATGACTGCGAGTGTTGAGGTGATCCTTCCGCGCCTCCTGGGGGAGAGTTCCCTCATTTATCACGACATTAGGTATCACTCCTTCCTCTTCCGAGCGATGTACACTGAACGAGTGGCTTCTTTTCAATAAAGGTACACACAACGCGTCACCCTTCAAGTGCACATTATTACGCATGTCCCTCTTAACGAAATGGCGCCTGCGCATGTCTCTCCTATTCGTTAATCtgatttccttcctctcccttGGCGATATACGCCCGACGCTGAGGTCGCTACCGCTGCAGAGACCAAGGCCATTTCGATCATTTCGTCCCATTCGTCCcattcttcccatttgatTGTTCCAAATATTTTGAGATGACAAGTTCGGTTCgctcaacttttttttctgactaCCCTCATTGTCCCTTACAGGAATTCGACCACTGCTGCAGTTGCTGACGGAGGAGCTGATCTGCTCACCACCCCTACAATTCACTCTGTCCCCCACAGCTAGAAATCTGGAATGTCCTCCTATCTCCTTcttgcttttttcttcactatCCAGGGAGAGCGTGTCACACGaattgttgttgttgctcATTTGGTCGGGAAGTACCACCTTCTTGCAGTAGAACAGATCAGAGCTGTCGCAGGTTCCCAAGTTGCTACTGTCGTAGAAGAGCTTGCTCTCATTCCGGGAGCTGCCCCCCATGGGATCCACACGGTTAACACGGCTTATACGATCCAAGCCATTTCCAGAACCCGCCTTATCACTGTTAAATAGATCCCTCCGTATATTCAAATAATTACTGTAACGAACGCTGACGGCCCTGCTCCCATAAACCAAACTGTGATCGCTCTTCACACTATCGCTACTGCAGCTACTGACACTAGTACCTCTACTAGCGCTACTGCTACTTCTGGAGGAGGGTCTCCCTGAACCGGACCCATCACCAACATCCCTATACTTCTTATTGTACTTATATTTTCTACAGAACTTTTTAAACAAGTACTTCTCCTCCTTAATAATATTATTAATCTTTATATCATGTAGTATGTTGTTGTCTAGCTGGGTTAGCATAAAGCGAGCAAACTCGTAAGGTACACTCATCATGGAACTCGTGTCGAAGTAGGTATTTTCATCATAAATTAAATCGTAAACATGTGGatgtattttctccttatatatttccttctctaGAACTTCATCCAATAGGTTAAGGGAGCAGAACCAACAGAAATGTTcaatccattttttgttcgcACAGACGGGGCTATTATCCCTTACAGTTTTAGCATCCCCTTTGCTTGTCTCCTCCTTGTCGGCCACCTTCTTGCATTCTTGTTTCTTCGCATTCGTGCCATGGTTAAGgtaatttctcttttccaaCAGAATGCTATCAACATGGTTGTTGCTATTTGGATTCACGaacaaatttaacaaaatatttttattgttatTGAAAAAGTTCGCACTTCTCCTTGCTTCCTTCTCATCGTCTATGCTCTCCAGAACCTCAAAGAGGTTCCTGTTGGCGGAGAATATGGACTCACTTCTgtaactccttttttgttctttcatttcATCTTGTCACTGTGGCTTTAGgtctctttaccttccttgGCGGAAGTGACGGTGCTTCTGCTACCGCGGTTGCTTCTCCTACGGTGAttgcttctccttcccagatgttcctcttttttttggcgcTTCCAATTTGgggggcataaaaaaaaagggggggtacTCACGGGGGCGAGGTACGCAACAAAGGACAATCGCAGAGATGACGTGTAGGAAGGTTAAGATGGATGAAGCATGTGCAGACCAAATGAAACCGCTTGGAGTAATGTGAAGGCCTCCTCTTACAAGGGTTTCGCCATGTGTACAGAGGAGTATGAGCACGTGTACATATCCGTAGTGctatttaaaagaaaaaaaaaaaaaaaaatgactgtGAGATTTTCTCTCTATTTCCTACTACTCGTGCAGATCCCCGTTTAAAAAGGTTGTCCTTCCCACAGCTTCGTACTCGCATTCCGAAATTAAAAACTTCGTGCACACTCCTGGGACGATATAACGCGTAATCTTAAAAGATGTGAAGGCAGATCCTTATGGTGTACACCTCTCTTTCACCGCTACACGTGGGTATACCTGGCGCGACCAAATCTGCTACGTTGGTGAGTTCTtactttgtttatttttctatcATTAAAACGGGAGGCATGTGAAAGGTAATCAGCAGAGGCCTATATGGCGAGGTGTACACGTGTTAGCGATTACGTACTGACGGTAACGTACTAACTGAAACTGGCGGAAAGGTATGCATCCCCCGACGCAGCATAAGCATGTGTGTAGGGAAAAGAATCGTGCGCGTATTTTAAAACGTACTGCTACTTGTTAATTCTGCAAAAAGATGGCAAATGGCgagtgtatgtatgtatgtatgttcgTACGTCCGCATGAACTTATGTGTACTTCGAGTGAACACGAAGCATGCCTTAAAAtggataattaaaaattggaaTGAGTATATGCCTGCCTTGCACGAGGCCATGTACACAATACTTCAAATTTTAAAGCACATATTTTCGGTCGTAACGTTTCCGTTTTTGCAGAGCCCACATAAATTAATCGAGTTACAAATGTAATTCGGTCGCGTTTAACATGTTGACGCAAAAACACGCAAAACAGAGGTAGTTagtttttttcacattttgcacatttctcacatttttcatattttacacatttttcatattttacacatttctcacatttttcatatttttcacattttacaCATTTGACCGTTTATCTGCCCATTCGTGAAGTTAAATCGGATTTCCTTAACATACTAGCGGACAggatggcaaaaaaaaaaaaaaaaaaaaaaaaaaaaaaaagaaagaaagaagaaaaaaaaaaaatatattaacaatgaagaaaatgtacatgtgtagaaAGCAAGGGTGGGGAAAAACATTATGGCGATGCGAAAATGGCACCATGGGAATGCGCAGCAATAGTATACAGTACACTATTGTACAGTCGTGTGCTCTTGTGTAATATAGTGTAATGTGTACTATTGCTGTGCGTTTTTCGCCTTTTAAGCTTTATTTTTGCGGCCCCTTCTTGTAGTGAGCAACGCGAGTTGGATACGCCTTCTACGCCACACATGTACTGTTACACGTGGACGTGACATATTATGGGTTTGCGAAAAACAAATACGCAGTTTTCCATTTGGAAGTGTCCGTCCGGATGTTCTCGCTTGGAAAGCCTTTTTCggaaattcctttttcgtgTCCCCAAATTTGCGCTtccccattttcttttcttttacatcaaccgggagggaaaaaacggagaaaagttcctttttgtatgaacaggtcaggtaaaaaaaaaaaaaaaaaaaatatatgtaaatttttttctttcccttttggctAGTAAGTTAAAAAATGTCTATTCGCaactttttgcaaaaatgcgACTGTTTCAGTTCAGAGTTGTTCAActttttggaggaaaaaaagaatgaatgaagcATAAAACGGaattgtataaaaaaaaaagtaagcaGTACGAATGGGAAATGTAAAGGAAAGCAGAAAAGAACGAAGGCAGGGGGGGTCTTCTCTTAGCTGTAAAAACGCTAGGGAGAGACGTAGCGGAATGTTCATCATTTGGAAACGTGTGATAAacgcaaaaaatgtataagtCCAGTGAATGGACCGACGAAGATGTGTAACTTAAAATTGGGGCCCACTTACACCATCTACAAGGTGGAATACCTATATCAACTGCAGCACGGTTGGCGCGTAGTGGGGAATTTTTCCCAAACCATTTTAACGGCACATTCGTGTGATAAGCatggagagaaaagaacGCTGCAACATTGCAAAAGCCTGTTCAGCATTTGATATTAGcggagaaaaggagaaaaaaaaaaaaggcactgtaaaaatcccctttttattcGCACTTCTTAAAAGGTTAATTTAACCGCTGTCTACGCATTTTCTGTAACTGCACATAcgagatatatacatagggGGAAAGCATCTCCCCTTCTGGATCCGAGGCCAAGTTCTTACCCTTGCCGATATGTAAATTCCTATTTGCCTTCactttttactatttttgaCTTTCTCGTAAAAATACTGATGAAAGGAATTGTACGGCATTAGCTCTGGATGGAAGACCATTCCCAAGCAGTTGTTCTGTTCGACAGCTAAAAAGGGGAtaacaagagaaaaaaaaaaaaaaaaaaagagaagggggAGGATTGAGGTGAACAATCAGTATGTTGCATAACTTGGCAAGGGAATAACATGCCCTCGCGATATGCTTACAAGTCGCACAAAAAACGCGTCCGTATGAATATTCGCGTTGTTCTGTAGCTCCTTACCAGCTATTATATTGGAGCCGAAGGGTTCATGGGAAAATGTCGCGAGTGTGTGAAtctgaaaaaaggaagaatgttgGTAGTGGTGACAATAAGGTTAAGGTTAAAAGGGGGACAGTAGAATACGGGCATATACAAGCCCGTGGAGCCCTAACATAGGTACATTACCTGATCGGAGTGAATTTCCTTTATGTACGGGGCTCGTATGCAGGCCCCGCGCAAATTCTTCTTGAAGGCACTGTTTTCTGAGTGTACATTTAGCGAGCATATGAAGCTGTCGTTCTGTGGGAATGTAAATTGTGAGAAGACAGAAATGTAAGCATTTTCAAGACGAAGTAGCTCGAGGGATCAAATGAATAGGCGATCATACGTTATTCTTTGCGcctttgctccttttttttttttttcttttttttttttttttttatctttttttcctttcacctgTGAGCCATAATAGTTCCGGCTTATGGTGATGTCCAATCCCcccaaggaaaaattctTGCCGTATGCTTTGCTTTGTGTCTCATTGTTCTCCACGTTGTTCGAGAGGAGGATGCATCCTGAATGGGAGTGGAATGGTGCATTGATGATCCTTACCCTTGTGGTGATGTTTCTGCGTGAATtaagtacatatgtgtatgctgATAGATGCAAACGCCGCGGTATTTGCATCGTCGCTACGTATTTGCACCGTTGCTACGTATTTGCATCGTTGCTACGTATTTGCATCGTTGCTACTTTTCCTTACCCGCACAGGTCCCCCATACGGGTTTCTTCTTGATGTGAATGAATTCCTTTAAGGCCTGTGACGAGCGGGACAAAATTAGGATGACgggaattgtaaaaaaagagggtaGGAGGAATTCCCTATATGCGAACTTGCAAACGCACCGTTAGGGGTATGAACCGCACCGCACGATCCGCGACAGTTGCTAATCCTTACGTTGTACAAGGCATCGTTATCGTAGGCGAAACATTTTCTCAATGTCGTGGACTCCCCGCCGGGTATCACGAGACCATCACAAGTGCTCAGGTCCTTTATATTTCGAACCTTGAAAGAGATACAAACGGGGGTggggtgggggggaaaaagggagagtGTACAATGAATAACATTTGTTTCTACTTTCGTATGGTATATAATCGTTAGAAATGACGAAAGTGGTGCATAGAGGTGTATAGATAGTGAGTGCTTATCAACATGGGAAGTACGCAAATACAAATGCAGGTACACTCATCCATCCTTACTTCTATAACCCTCAAGTTTGGTTGTTCCAATTTATTCAAGTGCTTTATGTGTGGTTGGAAATCCCCCTGGAGAGACAAAACGCCAATTGTAATATCTGCCATTTTGTGGAAAGGAAGTTCGCTCACAAGTATTGATGAAAATGGACgatgaatttattttgaagaaggtatatttttaattatccaATGGAGAGTGTGCATCCTGCTAGTTGATCAGGAATGGAAGAAAAGTATATGCTTCGTTTTGTGCAGGTTCCGATGCCCGTCTGACGTGCTATTCTT
Coding sequences:
- a CDS encoding rhoptry neck protein 4, putative; this translates as MSRKRVFLLSIFLAISAIVDEAESFRKPNVATNVSFLEFTADGNPEDGQAGNHSQEQPSEPIVNTQPLQENVSEEANHTEESTGGSAEKGNTGSQVEPTHGGGNEETPHQGEHDKGSNGNGTNVGASVDTSGKVDGTANGHAEEASNEHAVGNVGIEKNDTHNESTTTDSNSDNGQMDLHTSTPSDKEENSSPSMNNMHNTVDLKGENAFESTTPGEYKASQQNMPHEVVAKNDGEERDGGASNMGALPHLHDQHEQQGGDAKHTEHGEQVEHSDHAEKEEHAQHTEHAEHAEHSEHAEHAEHAEHADHAEKEEHAKHTEHGEHADHAEHREHADHAKHGEYADHADHSEHADHVDRSEHADNVDHSEHADHTEEGEHQIYGTIHPEVETSVLSSLREKGIHVSSIERVILEIIESAKEGVKGLLKLRTSKDSGKLLQEALEKHSINQRDIQINNNIISLDMYDRILSEMFKILTDMSFYKDGHFYETLGLNKSILNQSLKEIKIKMLRTIGIPYAKLPPIVKNKEKGGTCAVNNLIISITSKELAQRMAIMFSKWLAPEEYGSVVDLDKSIELNVLCSGAPILVQQWKYYQNMLGFEVGNEHAFLNLIDDLLVIDKRYSNNEEYSKVLKKIKKSKAFNYCTKVMRIAGNISSIPFNHENNKTPSYSIIGSLGNLVKAHMGNYYTAIANRLNSYFLYAEKRNKKNSPLKVTSVCTLLHLTDMLFNCSDEHMKNILDLNTLKLNILNMQGKRVLQPLVKMNFLNETKNAVLKEICEPSNRLVDETLSKLLNMLSTGSHELLAAEVEKRGFDEDYIQEEIKNINESDKNIRDKGEDEVENFIFEDL
- a CDS encoding serine esterase, putative, with the protein product MKEQKRSYRSESIFSANRNLFEVLESIDDEKEARRSANFFNNNKNILLNLFVNPNSNNHVDSILLEKRNYLNHGTNAKKQECKKVADKEETSKGDAKTVRDNSPVCANKKWIEHFCWFCSLNLLDEVLEKEIYKEKIHPHVYDLIYDENTYFDTSSMMSVPYEFARFMLTQLDNNILHDIKINNIIKEEKYLFKKFCRKYKYNKKYRDVGDGSGSGRPSSRSSSSASRGTSVSSCSSDSVKSDHSLVYGSRAVSVRYSNYLNIRRDLFNSDKAGSGNGLDRISRVNRVDPMGGSSRNESKLFYDSSNLGTCDSSDLFYCKKVVLPDQMSNNNNSCDTLSLDSEEKSKKEIGGHSRFLAVGDRVNCRGGEQISSSVSNCSSGRIPVRDNEGSQKKKLSEPNLSSQNIWNNQMGRMGRMGRNDRNGLGLCSGSDLSVGRISPRERKEIRLTNRRDMRRRHFVKRDMRNNVHLKGDALCVPLLKRSHSFSVHRSEEEGVIPNVVINEGTLPQEARKDHLNTRSHRIYNKYKNNLNYIKQFYYIDETKKKPFPLCLYNIIKSYGSIKQCSRCYCFFNSISCHCLECKRKSNMSLKNPHYFIFQHGLTASVHDFQNIVNPLLVKYPNLFVYITYSNQSHTFEGVDVGTERICTELNCLFKIINERINVSMIGHSLGGILNRSVLINMYRKKMFKNKKLINFITFACPHIGVHENMKIMNLFSTYLGAHTIDDLNNKTTLLLKIASVESINILKKFENIIFYGNAQSDWLVGIRTSLILPYTLFNEELIMFIIEQAKNVPEIPINIFSVVHLYMRKKKLLFFYFYQDLKNPNYLLNKRKYQNRFLDQMLQTIISSRKFLSYSQRKKFNVFMNYYGDYVAKEDGKKGKMKRKKKAPYEDNTLGDNVRVGDVSSSKSQSGCSKREDSPMWEEQNSGNVPVQMNKRVGSIQKEDKAPVMQSRMDKPYMSDGVNVQMLPIRFRKNVSTAETNRRERMGLYESSDKLSSMNFLTIESKNVSTPQKSRKASFFKSHTYEDIHLQRNRKKESTSQVVSDTNTSENVIAHGDVNVKQKEESTERKEKQTSYHDKYLCIPENYKIVSNSTARESEGGMYSNQKINKHGSSGYVERVSAEDGKIPQGSRHMSDGSKSSRPAKESTTPIGPSSYNVNQSDTQENNQKKKLDDYKFFEKLFFDCLKRKIINDIKTLDDNLKKKKKKKMDMAQGKSFSLQNTINALKNYSLFYLKNGAERSALVGSAGESSVCEGNSVDGSELQNRCQNYQPMSEATLTVTPDQAITLGDATETVPNGKTSESCEEETKNQLNCPLSNESNKKKENNKSQLCEGKNEEYDYISEFFDTTSEDNEGGESNDESSGEENVGRGWNKNNTYNEQEEREQASSEQIHEEPRKEGNENPKNNIRMTSGRKKKWKGTTLLKGITKNDKKKYKQILFHIYSISNEQLIEKFCKNPELLYYEVLFYCLNQLPIQRYSISLPLYSNAHVQIIAHPRICSEESATVKHLLEHLIL